The Eublepharis macularius isolate TG4126 chromosome 12, MPM_Emac_v1.0, whole genome shotgun sequence genomic sequence TGGTGTGGTCCTGTGGGCAGAAAGGGGCAAAGGGTTCGCTTGCTCAGGATGCTGCCAGATCAAGAGCGGCTCTTCTCTGGCTTGCGCCAATCAAATTCACATCTCAAATACATCTTTGTTAAGAGtcacaaaatgaaaaaataacatGACTGAATCATATAAGAAGCCCTTGCCTGGAACCCTGACACACAATGAAACCCTGCCTGTTTTTAAGGCCACCCTCCTCCGATGCTCCACAGCCATGATGGGAAATTTCCAGCGGGAGGAAGGTCTCCGGCTCAACTCCCAGGGCTTGTTTCCTGGGTTCTGAACGAGGCTCGCCTGTGAGTCCCCCACCCTGCCTACTGGGAAAAGGAAACGGGGCGAGGCTCTGCCGCTCACCTCAAAGAAGTTGAGCTGTACGGTGCCGTTGCTCAGGTGCAAGATGATGGCGCTGCGCGTGCGGAACCAGGTCCGCAGGTAAGGAAGCCGGGCCAGCTCGTCTCCCTCCCGCGGGGTGATGTTGGCGCCAGCTTTCAGCAGGTGCTCGCTCATGTAGTTTCGGAAGTATTTTAGCAGCGTGATCTGGGGAGGCAACAAGGTGCCACATTAACCAGCCCCATAGCAAGCAAAATAGCTGCTTTTCTCAGGGGAGACCGCCCAGGGCCGAACTTCTTCCAGGGTGGATCTAGCCACTGGGGCCAGCCAGGGCTCCATCATCTTCCTGATTCCTCTGCTGATCCCAAACCAGCCTTAGATCACCCCTGGAAAATCACCAGCCCATTTCAGCACACTGGGCCAGCTcatgcctcctcccccacccttccTCTCTGCCACCCACTTGCTCCCACGCCACAGGGCACTCGCCAACAAACTGACCTTCTTGTTGAAGGTGTCTGGGTAAGACTGCATGTTGAAGTAGGACTCGGAGCCGTTTTGCTCTATATACTGGAGGCTGTCCCCGTCATTGTACATGATGAGGCGAGTTGTGTCATTGAAGAGCACACCCACACTGTTGTCGCACAGCTGGTAgcctgcaaaggggggggggacaaagagCACAGGCCACTGCCTCATTCTGCTGGCCCAGCAAGCCCGGACCAGGCTAGCCACTTCTGCCAGGAGAAGACTTCCAACTCCAGCAAGGCGGCCCTCCAGCAAAGAGCGAGCGCCCTGGATCCCACCGGTGCGAGAGGAACACGGGGAGGGAGACATTTGGCTCTGCTCTGTGGCCCCTTGCGCGTAagctcccctccctgctgtgtTTATGCAACAGCACCGTGTTCCAAGAGCCCTAGACCAGCCGCTTCTGATTGCTGCCTTAAACACAGACCTGCCCAAGCGATTTTTTGCTTCCCAGCAGCAAGAATGGAAGCCAGCCACATGCAAGCCAAGGAAGTTGTCCGGGCCCACCCTGCCAGGGTCAGGTTGGCTTGAGGCAATGAGGCTGGTAATGTGGGGGGCCCTGCCAGCTTGACACCCACCAAGGCCATACTTGTCGGAATAATCCACCCATTTGCTAACCCAGAAGATGGGGATGCAGGCCGGGTCTTCAGCTTCCTCTGAAAGAGAGAACAAGAAGGAACCAGCCTTTAGAAAGTGAAATGCAGCCGGCCGGTTTGGTTGAAAAGCAAGCCCCGCGCCCCCAGACCCCTTACCTTGCCTCACAGGGACTTGCTCTGCAGGCCTGGAGGAGTTAACAAGGGTCAGCTGTTGGAACAGGTCTGCCAGGAGGGTGTCCACAGCCTCGCCCGGCTCCCGCagagccgccgcctcctccttctCAGGCACCTTTTCCAGCATGGGGCTCTCTAAGcctgagaggggagaaagcagccTAGATGAGCAGCTGTAGGGTCTCCAGGGAGAAGGAAGACCTTCTAACCTCCCTCCGCCAATGCACGTGGGTTTGTGTCCACATATTTTCTGGGGGacaaaagggggaaggagaacGCCAAAGGAGCCCCCATCTCTCCCACTGGGGGCTGGCCTGCCCCATGTGCCTTTCATCCAAAGTTGCAATGTCCCACAGGCCGGCTTTATAAGTGGGGGGGAAGCCCAGCCCTCTGGTTCCCAGGAGAAAAGGCATTGAAATGACTCGATCCAGGctctgcaacacacacacaccctttgcctAGACCAGCTAAGGAGGTTCTGGTTCTGGGGCAGGACTTTTGGGGGCTATGGCTTGACTTGTTCGGCTCAACCGGCTCACCTTTGTTCACCACAGTCAGGGGTTTTCTCCCACTGGGCTCAAGCCCATTCGGGGCCAGAGAGAACCTGGGTGGGACCGTGAGGCAGCTGGTGGGAAGCCGCGAAGGGATGTAACCCGTGGAGAAGAAGTCGTCGTTCAGTAACTCCTCGATGGTGGGGCGGGTGGCCGGATCCGAACGCAGCATCCTTTGGATCAGGTTAGCAGCTACAGAGTTGAtgtgctgggagggagggagagaacgaGCGCTTAAAAGGTCCAAGCAAAAGCCAGGAAGCCAGGCAGACGACAACAGCCTCTGGGAGGGGACTGGAGGGGGTGACTGCAAGCCACATTTGTCCCCCCTGTACCTTCGGGAAGGGCCTGCGGCTCAGGGACTGAGCCccacttggcatgcaaaagggGCCTTCCTTCAGTCTCCggcagcatctccagctaaaggggGACTGGCTAGTAGGTGGGGTGAAAGACCTCGGCTTGGGAACTGGGCGAGCCACTGCCCATCCACGGGACCGAGGCAGCCCTTCATAGATCAGGGACTTATCAAGGACCTCTTCTGGCTTCCAGCACCTCAGAAGCACTAGGAACAGACCGGACAATCCCCCGCTAGTTCTCCTATAACTTTCATGCTGCAGATGGGGCTGAAGCCAGAGACAGAAGCCCCACACCTAAATGAGCGCGCAAAGGCTGGGGTGGGCCCAGTAACCTGCGACAGGGTCAGATCCTGATGTCAGCCCTGCACTGCAGCCCTGAGGCCCCTCCTGTGTTGGGAACACCTTCTTTGCCCCTGGCACACAGCCAGAGAACCAGTCGTGCCACTTTGCAGAAGCGCTATCGAGACTGCCAGGTTTGGGCCAACTTCTTAACGCTACCATCAAAGGGTCACAAAGCAGTTCTAATCCTGCATCAGATCGCTCCTCGTGCCTTTCTTCACTTCCAAGACCATGCAGGTTAAACACTGAAGCCAACAACTGCAACGCCTCACAGCCCCCCTTATCAGAGAGTGCCGCCTCCCCACCGTCCCGCCAGTGCCGTACCGACGGGATGGTGTAGTCATTGTTCTTAATCCTCATGTACGTTTCCTTCAGGCAGGAGGTTTCAAAGGGAGGCTTCCCGACCAGGAGGGTGTACCTGTGTGGAAAGACCCATCCGTGGAAACTCAGgcaacagaacaccccccccccccaaagagggCCTGCTGCTCAGGAAACGGCTTCCTAGCCGGGAAAGA encodes the following:
- the PLK1 gene encoding serine/threonine-protein kinase PLK1 is translated as MSAAAAAAAASRPKEARPAGKEPPEVLLDPRSRRRYRLGRFLGRGGFAKCYELTDVESRAVFAGKVVSKALLLKAPQREKMAMEVAIHRGLQHRHVVGFHGCFEDDSFVFVVLELCRRRSLLELHKRRKVLTEPEARYYLRQIVLGCQYLHGHRVIHRDLKLGNLFLSDDMEVKIGDFGLATRVEYEGERKKTLCGTPNYIAPEVLGKKGHSFEVDVWSIGCIMYTLLVGKPPFETSCLKETYMRIKNNDYTIPSHINSVAANLIQRMLRSDPATRPTIEELLNDDFFSTGYIPSRLPTSCLTVPPRFSLAPNGLEPSGRKPLTVVNKGLESPMLEKVPEKEEAAALREPGEAVDTLLADLFQQLTLVNSSRPAEQVPVRQEEAEDPACIPIFWVSKWVDYSDKYGLGYQLCDNSVGVLFNDTTRLIMYNDGDSLQYIEQNGSESYFNMQSYPDTFNKKITLLKYFRNYMSEHLLKAGANITPREGDELARLPYLRTWFRTRSAIILHLSNGTVQLNFFEDHTKVILCPLMAAVSYINEKREFRTYKLSLIEDFGCSKELASRLRFAHTMVEKLLSNKTAAASVKPCA